A genomic segment from Panulirus ornatus isolate Po-2019 chromosome 20, ASM3632096v1, whole genome shotgun sequence encodes:
- the LOC139755845 gene encoding uncharacterized protein produces the protein MKVLVLFALVAFATAKPQYWWPHTTPLVTVKSTDVASPIIPYAGLPWTHGLFPYSLMAAAKPAEERAKRSAEADPEADPQILYTSSMSYPYAGNAWAYHGPWTWPYGVNPLLTVAKPAEETRAKRSADAEPEADPFLLYSSGISHPYTGYPWAYNTFPYNWHYGMRPLVTVAKPAEAARAKRSADADADPQVILNTPFNYPYAAHPYAYSIEAGSGFITPYSGIFSYSTPVVTNAKVQIE, from the coding sequence GTGCTGTTCGCCCTTGTGGCTTTtgccacagccaagcctcagtATTGGTGGCCTCATACCACTCCGCTGGTGACGGTCAAGTCTACTGACGTTGCTTCCCCCATCATCCCCTATGCTGGCCTTCCCTGGACCCATGGTCTCTTCCCCTACTCCTTGATGGCGGCCGCCAAGCCAGCTGAGGAACGCGCCAAACGATCCGCTGAGGCCGACCCTGAAGCTGATCCACAGATACTCTACACTTCTTCAATGTCCTATCCCTATGCTGGCAATGCCTGGGCCTACCATGGACCCTGGACTTGGCCCTATGGTGTAAATCCTCTCCTCACTGTCGCTAAGCCAGCTGAGGAAACTCGTGCCAAACGCTCCGCTGATGCTGAGCCTGAAGCTGATCCTTTCCTGCTCTACTCTTCTGGAATTAGTCACCCTTACACTGGCTACCCCTGGGCCTACAACACTTTCCCCTACAACTGGCACTATGGCATGAGGCCTCTGGTCACCGTAGCTAAGCCAGCTGAGGCAGCACGCGCCAAGCGTTCCGCTGATGCTGATGCCGATCCTCAGGTTATCCTCAACACTCCCTTCAACTATCCTTACGCTGCCCACCCTTACGCCTACAGTATCGAAGCGGGTAGTGGCTTCATCACTCCTTACTCCGGCATTTTCTCTTATTCTACTCCAGTCGTGACAAACGCTAAGGTTCAAATAGAATAA